The following proteins come from a genomic window of Miscanthus floridulus cultivar M001 chromosome 2, ASM1932011v1, whole genome shotgun sequence:
- the LOC136532473 gene encoding uncharacterized protein has product MATGLSATAAAAKLRDEATSAAELLEAQAISIRSSNAERSQQLQQEANLLKSAAAAQERVRTAAAALDQERAQADALEQQAAALRHRFRAELLKDDDVRTDDAHSEAAAIAHLHSQAAAVQNIKHLIPIVLELQSSSNYSKWRGYFLLTLWRFSLRDHVLSDDAGPDDPAWSRMDCVVVSWIFNTISPDLLDIVHEHAGTTARAAWLGVKNQFLGNRESRALLLDAEFRNLSQGALSIDDYCCQMKTKADALADLGEPINDRTLVLNVQRGLNERFQFMAQLITRQKPFPSFSDVRADLRLAELNME; this is encoded by the coding sequence ATGGCCACCGGTCTCTCGGCCACAGCTGCTGCGGCCAAGCTTCGTGATGAAGCTACCTCCGCCGCCGAGCTGCTGGAGGCCCAGGCCATCTCCATCCGCTCCTCCAACGCTGAGCGCAGCCAGCAGCTCCAACAGGAGGCCAACCTCCTGAAGTCTGCCGCCGCTGCCCAAGAGCGCGTTCGCACTGCCGCCGCTGCTCTTGACCAAGAGCGCGCGCAGGCTGACGCCCTGGAGCAGCAGGCTGCCGCCCTCCGCCATCGTTTTCGCGCGGAGCTGCTCAAGGACGACGATGTTCGCACCGATGACGCCCACTCTGAAGCCGCGGCCATTGCTCATCTCCACAGCCAGGCGGCTGCTGTCCAGAACATCAAGCACCTGATCCCCATCGTCCTCGAACTCCAGTCGTCATCGAACTACTCCAAGTGGCGCGGCTACTTCCTCCTCACCCTCTGGCGGTTCTCCCTGAGGGATCATGTCCTCAGCGATGATGCCGGCCCCGACGATCCGGCATGGTCTCGCATGGACTGCGTGGTCGTCTCCTGGATTTTCAACACCATCTCCCCCGACCTTCTGGACATCGTCCACGAGCACGCTGGCACCACTGCTCGGGCGGCTTGGCTCGGGGTCAAGAATCAGTTCCTGGGAAATCGCGAATCCCGGGCACTCCTTCTTGATGCTGAATTTCGCAACCTCTCTCAAGGTGCCCTCTCCATCGACGACTACTGCTGCCAGATGAAGACCAAGGCTGATGCCCTTGCTGATCTTGGCGAGCCCATCAATGACCGTACGCTCGTCCTGAACGTCCAGCGCGGCCTCAACGAACGGTTTCAGTTCATGGCACAGCTGATCACTCGCCAGAAGCCGTTTCCTTCCTTCAGCGATGTTCGCGCAGATCTGCGCCTTGCTGAACTCAACATGGAGTAG